The Triticum urartu cultivar G1812 chromosome 5, Tu2.1, whole genome shotgun sequence genome contains the following window.
cttcgggaacatgattttcggaacaaacatgatccataggacttggaccctacgtcaagacatcaaccaggaggcgacgaggtagggggcgcgcctactccccccaggcgtgccctccaccctcgtgggcctgctgttgctccaccgacgtacttcctgctcctatatatacctacgtacccccaaacaatcagatacggagccaaaaccctaattacatcgccgtaactttctgtatccacgagatcccatcttgggcctatttcggagctcagccagagggggcattgatcacggagggcttctacatcaacaccatagcctctccgatgaagtgtgagtagtttacctcagaccttcgggtccatagttattagctagatgccttcttctctctttttggatctcaatacaaagttcccccgctctcttgtggagatatgttcgatgtaatcttcttttccggtgtgtttgttgagaccgatgagttgtgggtttatgatcaagtttatctatgaacaatatttgaatcttctctgaattgtgtttatgtatgattggttatctttgcaagtctgttcgaattatcagtttggtttggcctactagattgatctttcttgcaatgggagaagtgcttagctttgggttcaatcttgcggtgttctttcccagtgacagtaggggcaacaaggcacgtattgtattattgccatcgaggataacaagatggggtttcatcatattgcatgagtttatccctctacacactacaccacaacactaAATTGGGGGCAATTAACTGCCGGGAGAAATATGAGAATAAGGGCAAACCATCTGCCGGGGATCAGGTAACTGCCGGCAAAAATGCACAAGGGTGGATAAACTGCCGGTAGAATTTAAGCAGCAAGGGCGCATGTACTGCCGGCAATGATATGCCCATCTTAGGTCATCAAAACTGCCGGCAGAACTAAACTACGGCCCACTGTCTGCCGGGCCTATCCGTGGCACGAGCCCACAAAAATAATTAGGCCCAAACGCGTGCTGGTGCTGGAGAGTGCGCGACAGACCAAAATTTTTGCTCAAAAGAATTACAGCCGCCGCCCCGACCTGTTCTCCCCCAAATCGAACCTCCTTTACCCCTCCTCTTCGACCGATaccaccgccgccgtcgccgccgccccttcCTGTTCTCCCCCAAATCGAACCCTCCTTTACCCCTTCTCCTCGACCGACACCGCCGCCACACCGCCCCTTCTGCCACCACCACCCCTCAGCCGACCTGTGCGACCGCATCTGGATCTATGGCGCCAGTGCGTAGAGGTCGCGTCTCCTCCCTCCAGAGGCCTCTGATGCATGAGGTCGATGGAGCCTCCCTCCCTTCCGCACAGCCACCTAAACGTCGATGGCGCCGGTGCGTCAAGGTCAACGTCAGCTTCCTCCCCAGCAACAGATCCTACGACGAACACCAATCCTTCTCCATTGTGATGTGCGGCAACGGCAAGCGCAAGAGGAAGCAGTGCCGTCCAAGGGTCCACCACGGCATCGGGCTCCTCTTCTCCGCGGCCCTTCACGCTGGCTAGCATGAGATGGCTCCTGGCCGCGGCTTCCTTTCCCGCTGACTGCGAGCGCGGTGCCTGCTCTCTGCTTAGATCCGTGCCAATGGAAACCCGATCTAGGTGAGATTCTCCATAGCAAGGTAGTGAATCTCTCCTTCTCTGCTGGATGAGAACTGATGGTGGGCGTTGTCCAGTTGTCCGTACGAATCCAGATTTCCCCTCCCTGCTACATCTCTCCTTCCACCGAGACTGTCTTCTTATTGCTGTTTTTTCTTTTTACTACCAAATTGATGCAGATGCTATTAGTGAAAGGATTGGAGACTGGGTCTAGTAGTGGTAGGTTTTTTGAGAAATTCCAAGTGCTCGGGAATTGCAAATTGTTTCAGCCAGGTTAGTGTATGTGTAATTTTTTATGGGTTGTCTGAAATTCAGAATCATTCTCACTTGTAAAGGAATGCCATATGTACCTAAAGTGATTTGTTTCGGGGGTCTCTTCCCTTCTCTGGGAATCAATTATTTAACTTGTAATAAATAATAGATATGCCTACTTTTATGTGATTATAATTTGATGTAGACATACTGAAGGAAAATAGTCTTTGATTGTTGCCTTTAGCATTAATTTTCTTTGCATTCTATTAGACTTGATGTGGATATTTCTTGGATCTTATTTTTCCTTGGTTTTTAATTGCCTTGCTTGTTCAGTTGCTGTAGATTCTACAAGCATTAGGTCATTAATGCATTATCTTTTTAGTGCCGCTAAGATTGTCTTGTGTACCTGATCTTGTTGTAATGTTGACAAGATTTTTTACATGATAGTTAAAACCTACTAGCTAATGAGCCCTTTCAATGGATATAATTAGGTCTATAAATAGTGCTTGCTTTCTGCACCGCATGTTTAGGACACTGCTGATTAATGCATACTTATTTTCGACGCGCCTGTCAGGGGGTAATTGCACTCAACATGGAGGATGGTACCCTTCATCGTTTCCTTTCAACAAATGCTATTTTAGCAACAGGAGTAAGAATCTCTGTCTTAATCACTGACTATTCCTTTTCAGTTTACTGCCTGTCTTATCCCTGTCTTGTTTTATAGCTCAACATGGTTATGGCAGAGGTTACTTCTCTGCTATTTCACCTCACACATGTACTAGTGATGACAATGCTATGGTTGCACGTGCTGGGTTACCCCTTCAGGTTAGTCTTCTGAACTAAATCACACTGACTTAGCTACTTCTCAAGATGATATGGTTATATCTATCTGTTGAATTTGCAGGATCTTGAGTTTGTGCAGTTCCATCCTACAGGCATTTACGGTGCTGGATGCCTTATAACCGAAGGTTTTACATAACTAAAACTTTTTTATCCTACTGTAGTCACATGTGTATTAACTATAGCTTTTGCACTGCACATTTCTCCAGTTAGTATCGAAATATCAGTCAATCAACCAAATTTTCTTACATTACTATGTCATCATTCATTTTTAAGGTTCCCGGGGCGAAGGTGGTATTCTTAGGAACAGCAAAGCTGAGAGGTTCATGGAACGATATGCCCCTACCGCCAATGATCTGGCATCTCGTGATGTTGTTTCTAGATCTATGACTAATTGACTATGGAAATTAGAGAAGGACGTGGTGTACGTATGTTTCAGTTCTCTTGTTTTATGCGATTATGCTTTAGGTGATAATCTGGTGTTGTTGGTTCTTCCCACATCACTTGCTGTTTCTATCCTTTAGCCTCAGGACCATTGACCGACCATCTCTACCTGCACCTTAATCATCTTCCTCCAGAAGTGATACATATGCATCTTTTATACCCAACCATCTACATATACAGAATATAACTTTCTTGTAGTGCTGCCGCCGGGAGATAAATCTTTGTATGCCCTTCCACTATTAAATTTTGTTGTAATTATTCTTACTATGTTGAGATTGCGGTCTTCATTTTTTATGTTTTCTGCTCTTTGTGACAATTCACAATTTTCCAAGATAAATAACTCTCATCACTATTTGGGCACTATATTGTAATGCTTAATGCTTCAGGAATAAGCGTGTGAAATCTAAACACATGTTTTAAGCATTTATCCACTTCATGTGGGCAATCCCCGTTGTTAATATACAAGAAATCGCGCGCACAAGTTAAGCACTTATTTGTAAATGATTTTGACACTGAAAGTTCTTAATTTGCTTTGAGCACATTACATCTGTAG
Protein-coding sequences here:
- the LOC125508045 gene encoding uncharacterized protein LOC125508045 isoform X1, with product MVGVVQLSVRIQISPPCYISPSTETVFLLLFFLFTTKLMQMLLVKGLETGSSSGRFFEKFQVLGNCKLFQPGGNCTQHGGWYPSSFPFNKCYFSNRTQHGYGRGYFSAISPHTCTSDDNAMVARAGLPLQDLEFVQFHPTGIYGAGCLITEGSRGEGGILRNSKAERFMERYAPTANDLASRDVVSRSMTN
- the LOC125508045 gene encoding uncharacterized protein LOC125508045 isoform X2, with the protein product MVGVVQLSVRIQISPPCYISPSTETVFLLLFFLFTTKLMQMLLVKGLETGSSSGRFFEKFQVLGNCKLFQPGGNCTQHGGWYPSSFPFNKCYFSNRTQHGYGRGYFSAISPHTCTSDDNAMVARAGLPLQDLEFVQFHPTGIYGAGCLITEALFFQLLDGIMEGTYTVQYETRNDLMMLR
- the LOC125508045 gene encoding succinate dehydrogenase [ubiquinone] flavoprotein subunit, mitochondrial-like isoform X3 is translated as MLLVKGLETGSSSGRFFEKFQVLGNCKLFQPGGNCTQHGGWYPSSFPFNKCYFSNRTQHGYGRGYFSAISPHTCTSDDNAMVARAGLPLQDLEFVQFHPTGIYGAGCLITEGSRGEGGILRNSKAERFMERYAPTANDLASRDVVSRSMTN